In Synechocystis sp. PCC 6714, the following are encoded in one genomic region:
- a CDS encoding metal ABC transporter ATP-binding protein, translated as MHTTLPRLDISVDNVSVTYNNARLALYNATCTVEPGTITALVGPNGSGKSTLFKSIMGFLQPSQGRVRIGGLSVQKAQKQQLMAYVPQADEVDWNFPVSVFDVVMMGRYGYMNVLRIPSPKDRRLVMESLERVGMLKYRDRQIGELSGGQKKRAFLARALAQEGKVILLDEPFTGVDVKTEKGMIDLLMELRDEGHTILISTHDLASISTFCDRTILLNRTILAAGKTEETFTKENLELTFGGLPMVSLNQMFESAEVDG; from the coding sequence ATGCACACCACTCTTCCCCGTCTGGATATATCCGTAGATAACGTCAGTGTTACCTACAACAACGCCCGACTAGCCCTTTACAATGCCACTTGCACCGTTGAACCGGGGACGATAACGGCTCTAGTGGGCCCCAACGGCAGTGGCAAATCAACTTTATTCAAATCCATTATGGGTTTTTTACAACCCAGTCAGGGGCGGGTACGCATTGGCGGTCTTTCAGTGCAAAAAGCGCAAAAACAGCAGTTGATGGCCTATGTGCCCCAGGCAGATGAGGTGGATTGGAATTTTCCGGTCAGCGTGTTTGATGTGGTAATGATGGGACGCTATGGCTATATGAATGTTTTGCGTATTCCTAGCCCCAAAGACCGTCGCCTGGTGATGGAAAGTTTAGAACGGGTGGGGATGCTTAAGTACCGCGATCGCCAAATTGGGGAACTGTCCGGCGGTCAAAAAAAACGGGCGTTTCTGGCCCGGGCCCTGGCCCAGGAAGGGAAAGTAATTTTGCTGGATGAACCTTTCACCGGGGTTGATGTGAAAACGGAAAAGGGGATGATCGATTTGCTCATGGAACTGCGGGATGAGGGGCACACGATTTTGATTTCTACCCATGATTTAGCTTCCATTTCTACCTTTTGTGACCGCACTATTTTGCTCAACCGCACCATTTTGGCGGCGGGGAAAACGGAGGAAACCTTCACCAAAGAAAATCTAGAGTTAACCTTTGGCGGCCTACCTATGGTGAGTCTGAATCAGATGTTTGAATCCGCCGAGGTGGACGGGTGA
- a CDS encoding metal ABC transporter permease: protein MNSIIVNIWHWLVEPFQYAFLIRAIWVSAFVGLVCAVLSCYITLKGWSLMGDAISHAVVPGVVLAYALNIPFAIGAFTFGFGATVAIGYVKSKTRLKEDAVIGIVFTGFFALGLVLVTKIPSNIDLFHILFGNVLGISQQDIIQTLIAGSITLVVILLRRKDLLLFCFDPNHAKAIGLRTQVMYYTLLSILALTIVAALQTAGIILVISMLVTPGSIGYLLSDRFDHMLWYSVTSSVLSCVLGTYLSYHFDVSTGGMIVVILTILFVVTMVCAPKYGILAQELRRLSTPNP from the coding sequence GTGAATTCCATCATTGTTAACATTTGGCATTGGCTCGTTGAACCTTTCCAATATGCCTTTTTAATCCGAGCAATTTGGGTCAGTGCCTTTGTCGGCCTGGTCTGTGCGGTGCTCTCCTGTTACATCACCCTCAAAGGTTGGTCCCTGATGGGGGATGCCATTTCCCATGCGGTTGTCCCCGGAGTGGTCTTGGCCTATGCGCTGAATATTCCCTTTGCCATTGGGGCGTTTACCTTTGGCTTTGGGGCAACGGTGGCGATCGGTTACGTCAAGTCCAAAACTCGACTAAAGGAGGATGCGGTCATTGGCATTGTCTTCACCGGCTTTTTCGCCCTGGGTCTAGTGTTGGTGACCAAAATTCCCAGCAATATTGATTTGTTCCACATCCTTTTTGGCAATGTACTGGGGATCTCTCAGCAAGACATTATCCAAACCCTAATTGCTGGATCGATAACGCTGGTGGTGATTTTACTGCGCCGCAAAGATCTGCTCCTCTTTTGTTTTGATCCCAACCATGCCAAGGCGATCGGCCTCCGTACCCAGGTGATGTATTACACACTCTTGTCGATCCTAGCCCTTACCATTGTGGCAGCCCTACAAACGGCGGGCATTATTCTGGTCATTTCCATGCTGGTCACCCCAGGGTCCATTGGTTATCTACTCAGCGACCGCTTTGACCATATGTTGTGGTACTCAGTCACCAGCAGTGTTCTATCCTGTGTACTCGGCACTTATTTGAGTTATCACTTTGACGTGTCAACGGGGGGCATGATTGTGGTTATTCTCACAATTCTGTTTGTCGTTACCATGGTCTGTGCGCCCAAATATGGCATTTTGGCCCAGGAACTGCGGCGGCTTTCAACACCCAATCCTTGA